The Corallococcus caeni genome includes a region encoding these proteins:
- a CDS encoding class I adenylate-forming enzyme family protein, whose amino-acid sequence MSADTAPSWVRAHAAATPDVAAVDSPWARLTYAQLEARMLALAGHLRASGVEPGARVLIALPLGCAAAVAGLAVQALGACAVELDRETGADSMASILAQTGARHAVIFGQDARRWTGRSQLGHFFVVHGSRPPERMLGLLKPAACTWLQEDGAVDPEAGATPLAALPSLAPEAPASIVYTSGSTGTPRGVVQTFANIAANTRSIVEYLGLTPRDRAMLILPLHYCYGKSVLQTHLLAGGSVFLDPRFMYPQVVLEAMATEACTGFAGVPLTFELLRRQAAPDSLANLKLRYLTQAGGGMSPDTVRWTREAFHPAELFVMYGQTEATARLSYLPPSRATDKAGSIGQGIPGVTLAVVADDGTPLPDGEVGQLVAKGANVTPGYLNAPDDTAAILHDGWLWTGDLAWRDADGFFFLVGRAKEILKVGGHRVSPAEMEHVLARHPAVLEVAVVGVPDDLGGEAACAAVVLQPGATAKEDDLRRFCREALPAHKVPRHVLFTEALPRGPTGKVLKADLRTRVLSSLSSPESRSP is encoded by the coding sequence GTGAGCGCGGACACCGCACCCTCGTGGGTTCGCGCCCACGCAGCGGCGACTCCGGATGTAGCGGCGGTGGACTCTCCGTGGGCGCGGCTCACCTACGCCCAGCTTGAAGCGCGGATGCTGGCGCTCGCGGGGCACCTGCGCGCTTCGGGCGTGGAGCCCGGGGCTCGGGTCCTCATCGCCCTGCCACTGGGCTGCGCGGCCGCCGTCGCGGGGCTTGCGGTGCAGGCCCTGGGGGCCTGCGCCGTGGAGCTGGACCGTGAGACGGGCGCGGATTCGATGGCCAGCATCCTCGCGCAGACGGGTGCCCGCCACGCGGTCATCTTCGGTCAGGACGCACGGCGCTGGACGGGCCGCTCCCAGCTCGGCCACTTCTTCGTCGTGCACGGCTCCCGTCCGCCGGAGCGGATGCTCGGGCTGCTGAAGCCGGCCGCCTGTACGTGGCTCCAGGAGGACGGCGCGGTGGATCCGGAGGCCGGTGCCACTCCGCTCGCCGCCCTGCCCTCCCTGGCCCCGGAGGCTCCCGCGTCCATCGTCTACACGTCCGGCAGCACGGGCACGCCCCGCGGCGTCGTGCAGACGTTCGCCAACATCGCGGCGAACACGCGCTCCATCGTGGAGTACCTGGGCCTCACGCCGCGCGACCGCGCCATGCTCATCCTCCCCCTGCACTACTGCTACGGGAAGAGCGTGCTCCAGACGCACCTGCTCGCGGGCGGCTCCGTGTTCCTGGATCCGCGCTTCATGTACCCGCAGGTCGTGCTGGAGGCCATGGCCACCGAGGCGTGCACCGGCTTCGCGGGCGTGCCCCTCACCTTCGAGCTGCTGCGCCGCCAGGCCGCGCCGGACTCGCTCGCGAACCTCAAGCTGCGCTACCTCACGCAGGCCGGCGGCGGCATGTCCCCGGACACCGTGCGCTGGACGCGCGAGGCCTTCCACCCGGCGGAGCTGTTCGTCATGTACGGCCAGACGGAGGCCACCGCGCGGCTCTCCTATCTGCCGCCCTCGCGCGCCACCGACAAGGCGGGCTCCATCGGCCAGGGCATCCCCGGCGTCACGCTGGCCGTGGTCGCGGACGACGGCACGCCGCTGCCCGACGGTGAAGTGGGCCAGCTCGTGGCGAAGGGCGCCAACGTCACCCCCGGCTACCTCAACGCTCCGGACGACACCGCCGCCATCCTCCACGACGGCTGGCTGTGGACGGGCGACCTCGCGTGGCGCGACGCGGACGGCTTCTTCTTCCTCGTCGGCCGCGCGAAGGAGATCCTCAAGGTGGGCGGCCACCGGGTGAGCCCCGCGGAGATGGAGCACGTCCTCGCGCGCCACCCGGCCGTGCTGGAGGTCGCCGTGGTGGGCGTGCCGGACGACCTGGGCGGAGAGGCCGCGTGCGCCGCCGTGGTCCTCCAGCCGGGCGCCACCGCGAAGGAGGACGACCTCCGCCGCTTCTGCCGCGAAGCGCTCCCGGCGCACAAGGTGCCGCGCCACGTGCTGTTCACCGAAGCGCTCCCCCGCGGGCCCACCGGCAAGGTGCTCAAGGCCGACCTGCGCACGCGCGTGCTGTCTTCACTCTCTTCCCCTGAATCGAGGTCGCCGTGA
- the nadE gene encoding NAD(+) synthase — translation MKFSKQVLELDWEAKAASLSDGLKEAVLKKLRKRGLVVAVSGGIDSACVAALAVRALGPDRVFGLLLPERDSSGLSSKLGRELCEKLGIQYTLHDIAPVLEAAGCYSQRDAAVRSVFPAFQPDMKWKIVMHGDRLNTDALNVFYVVVQVDGQEQRFRLTPQAYVQIVAATNFKQRVRKMMEYFHADRLNFAASGTPNRLEYDQGFFVKLGDGAADVKPIASLYKTQTYKLARHLGVIDGILNREPTTDTFSLEQSQEDFYFSVHYSQLDLILWAKNHGVTPEEVSPEMGLTPQQIQRVYDDIDQKRRTTAYLHAQPLLLEEVSELKPFKIS, via the coding sequence ATGAAGTTCTCCAAGCAGGTGCTGGAACTGGACTGGGAGGCCAAGGCCGCGTCGCTGTCCGACGGGCTCAAGGAGGCCGTCCTCAAGAAGCTGCGCAAGCGCGGGCTGGTGGTCGCCGTCTCCGGCGGCATCGACTCCGCGTGCGTCGCCGCGCTGGCGGTGCGGGCGCTGGGGCCGGACCGCGTCTTCGGCCTGCTCCTGCCGGAGCGCGACTCCAGCGGCCTGTCCTCGAAGCTGGGCCGCGAGCTCTGCGAGAAGCTGGGCATCCAGTACACGCTGCACGACATCGCGCCCGTGCTGGAGGCCGCCGGGTGCTATTCGCAGCGCGACGCGGCCGTGCGCTCCGTGTTCCCCGCGTTCCAGCCGGACATGAAGTGGAAGATCGTCATGCACGGCGACCGCCTCAACACGGACGCCCTCAACGTCTTCTACGTGGTGGTGCAGGTGGACGGGCAGGAGCAGCGCTTCCGCCTCACGCCCCAGGCCTACGTGCAGATTGTCGCCGCCACCAACTTCAAGCAGCGCGTGCGCAAGATGATGGAGTACTTCCACGCGGACCGGCTGAACTTCGCCGCGTCCGGAACGCCCAACCGCCTGGAGTATGACCAGGGCTTCTTCGTGAAGCTGGGCGACGGCGCCGCGGACGTGAAGCCCATCGCCAGCCTCTACAAGACGCAGACGTACAAGCTCGCGCGGCACCTGGGCGTCATCGACGGCATCCTCAACCGCGAGCCCACCACGGACACGTTCAGCCTGGAGCAGTCGCAGGAGGACTTCTACTTCTCCGTGCACTACTCGCAGCTGGACCTCATCCTCTGGGCGAAGAACCACGGCGTCACGCCCGAGGAGGTCTCCCCGGAGATGGGCCTCACGCCCCAGCAGATCCAGCGCGTCTACGACGACATCGACCAGAAGCGCCGCACCACCGCGTACCTCCACGCGCAGCCGCTGCTGCTCGAAGAGGTCAGCGAGCTGAAGCCCTTCAAGATCTCCTGA
- a CDS encoding lipase secretion chaperone, which produces MKSRAVILVVALCALLGAGVFSWWKVRAEDVPGPVVPPSAVPVAQGPAPRAASSAVPGAAVTATPAPDAPLPPLPGSLQDTEEDGAVLVDASGHLVPSADLRRFFDYYLSATGEEPASLIRERILTALRAKKLPPAAMDEAVQVLDDYLSYLEAARGLASKGSVPMDTAERLEALRKLRREHLGSGAADGLFGKEEAVDAVAVERLKLMKDASLTKEERERRMAELEERLPPDVRASREEAVRPLRQQAVEQELLAAGATREDLHQHRLSTVGPEATERLEALDAERAQWKQRLADFRAKREALGRTEPDAALRQAAVQRLLFDSFTPEERLRVEAADAIDAASGSPGSGGG; this is translated from the coding sequence ATGAAGAGCCGCGCCGTCATTCTCGTGGTCGCGCTGTGCGCCCTCCTGGGTGCCGGCGTCTTCTCGTGGTGGAAGGTCCGGGCGGAGGACGTGCCCGGACCCGTTGTCCCGCCGTCCGCCGTTCCCGTCGCGCAAGGCCCCGCGCCGCGCGCGGCGTCCTCCGCCGTTCCCGGCGCCGCCGTGACGGCGACGCCGGCTCCGGATGCGCCGCTGCCTCCGCTGCCCGGCTCGCTCCAGGACACGGAGGAGGACGGCGCCGTGCTCGTGGACGCGTCCGGACACCTGGTGCCGAGCGCGGACCTGCGCCGCTTCTTCGACTACTACCTGTCCGCCACCGGCGAGGAGCCCGCGTCGCTCATCCGCGAGCGCATCCTGACGGCGCTGCGGGCGAAGAAGCTGCCCCCCGCAGCCATGGATGAAGCGGTGCAGGTGCTGGATGACTACCTGTCCTATCTGGAAGCGGCCCGGGGGCTGGCGTCGAAGGGCTCGGTTCCCATGGACACCGCCGAGCGCCTGGAGGCCCTGCGCAAGCTGCGCCGGGAGCACCTGGGCTCGGGCGCGGCCGACGGCCTCTTCGGGAAGGAGGAGGCGGTGGACGCCGTCGCCGTGGAGCGGCTGAAGCTGATGAAGGACGCGTCGCTGACGAAGGAGGAGCGCGAGCGGCGCATGGCCGAGCTGGAGGAGCGGCTTCCTCCGGACGTGCGCGCCAGCCGCGAGGAGGCCGTGCGCCCGTTGCGGCAGCAGGCCGTGGAGCAGGAGCTATTGGCGGCGGGCGCGACGCGGGAGGACCTGCACCAGCACCGCCTGTCCACCGTGGGGCCGGAGGCCACCGAGCGGCTGGAGGCGCTGGACGCGGAGCGCGCGCAGTGGAAGCAGCGGCTGGCGGACTTCCGCGCGAAGCGCGAGGCGCTGGGCCGCACGGAGCCGGATGCGGCCTTGCGTCAGGCCGCGGTGCAGCGGCTGCTGTTCGACTCGTTCACCCCGGAGGAGCGCCTCCGGGTGGAGGCCGCGGACGCCATCGACGCGGCGTCCGGTTCCCCAGGCTCCGGCGGCGGGTGA
- a CDS encoding lipase family alpha/beta hydrolase, whose protein sequence is MRNAVRTLVLTVAVLAIWAQPARADTYTQTKYPIVLAHGMAGFDSLFGVLDYFYGIESSLKSGGAKVYITHVPQFNSTEARGEALLAQVQDVLARSGAKKVNLIGHSHGGLDVRYVAAVRPDLVASVTTVGSPHKGADLADYLRNNLQGGSFTEGVLAYFANSLGTVLGLLSGHTQPQDAIGALTALSKTGTSAFTAKFPAGVPTTSCGSGAATGAQGQRYYSWSGTDPFTNILDASDYALKLSSFFYSGSNDGLVGRCSSRFGTVIRDDYDMNHLDEVNQVLGLTAFFTNPVSVFRNQANRLKTAGL, encoded by the coding sequence ATGCGAAACGCCGTCCGGACCCTCGTTCTGACTGTCGCGGTTCTTGCCATCTGGGCGCAGCCTGCCCGCGCGGATACGTACACGCAGACGAAGTACCCCATCGTGCTGGCGCACGGCATGGCGGGGTTTGATTCGCTGTTCGGCGTGCTCGACTACTTCTACGGCATCGAGTCGTCGCTGAAGTCGGGCGGCGCGAAGGTCTACATCACGCACGTTCCGCAGTTCAATTCGACGGAGGCGCGCGGCGAGGCGCTGCTGGCGCAGGTGCAGGACGTGCTCGCGCGCTCGGGCGCGAAGAAGGTGAACCTGATTGGCCACAGCCACGGCGGCCTGGACGTGCGCTACGTGGCGGCGGTGCGGCCGGACCTGGTGGCGTCCGTGACGACGGTGGGCTCGCCGCACAAGGGCGCGGACCTGGCGGACTACCTGCGCAACAACCTCCAGGGCGGGTCGTTCACGGAGGGCGTGCTGGCGTACTTCGCCAACAGCCTGGGCACCGTGCTGGGGCTGCTGTCCGGCCACACGCAGCCGCAGGACGCCATCGGCGCGCTGACGGCGCTGAGCAAGACGGGCACCTCCGCGTTCACCGCGAAGTTCCCCGCGGGCGTCCCCACCACGTCCTGCGGCAGCGGCGCGGCGACGGGGGCCCAGGGCCAGCGCTACTACTCCTGGTCCGGCACGGATCCCTTCACCAACATCCTGGACGCGTCTGACTACGCCCTGAAGCTGTCGTCCTTCTTCTACAGCGGGTCCAACGACGGCCTCGTGGGCCGCTGCAGCTCGCGCTTCGGCACGGTCATCCGTGACGACTACGACATGAACCACCTGGACGAGGTCAACCAGGTGCTGGGCCTCACCGCGTTCTTCACCAACCCGGTGTCCGTGTTCCGCAACCAGGCGAACCGCCTGAAGACCGCGGGCCTGTAA
- a CDS encoding pyridoxal-phosphate dependent enzyme, producing the protein MRGVFSLSRPRAGGPVVLWGGAQPSGSLKYLTFARYLAAMPPGSRGLVELSGASSALALDVLGRERGLPMVAVTDAAGETYLRAHGFQGQVRQAGSMADMFHQAMALERDGWCWPRQLTNRALVSCVEAWAAGLRAQVRERFPTVKHVVCGFGTGATLVGLARTFTAGGFTVTGLQPAPGKPLPGWRTWEAQNLGAEDLFFEHQPRLPLATAAPAPDPFTALLEWAREQPHPEQVLVIAHNAREQDAARA; encoded by the coding sequence ATGCGTGGAGTGTTTTCCCTGTCACGTCCGCGTGCGGGCGGGCCGGTGGTGCTGTGGGGTGGGGCGCAGCCGTCCGGCAGCCTCAAGTACCTCACCTTCGCGCGCTACCTGGCCGCGATGCCGCCGGGCTCGCGCGGGCTGGTGGAACTGTCCGGTGCGTCGAGCGCGCTGGCGCTGGACGTCCTGGGCCGCGAGCGGGGCCTGCCCATGGTGGCCGTGACGGACGCGGCGGGTGAGACGTACCTGCGCGCGCATGGCTTTCAGGGGCAGGTGCGCCAGGCGGGCTCCATGGCGGACATGTTCCACCAGGCCATGGCGCTGGAGCGCGACGGCTGGTGCTGGCCCCGGCAGCTCACCAACCGGGCCCTGGTGTCGTGCGTGGAGGCCTGGGCGGCGGGGCTCCGCGCGCAGGTGCGCGAGCGCTTCCCCACGGTGAAGCACGTGGTGTGCGGCTTCGGCACGGGCGCGACGCTCGTCGGCCTGGCGCGCACCTTCACGGCCGGCGGCTTCACCGTCACCGGCCTGCAGCCCGCGCCCGGCAAGCCGCTGCCCGGCTGGCGCACGTGGGAGGCCCAGAACCTGGGGGCGGAGGACCTGTTCTTCGAACACCAGCCGCGCCTGCCCCTGGCCACGGCCGCGCCCGCGCCGGACCCCTTCACCGCGCTCCTGGAGTGGGCCCGCGAGCAGCCGCACCCGGAGCAGGTGCTCGTCATCGCGCACAACGCCCGGGAACAGGACGCCGCCCGGGCCTGA
- a CDS encoding lipoate--protein ligase — translation MSQAPRVRILLSETYNPWFNLATEDWIFRELDPATQTLFLWRNDNTVVIGRNQNPWSECNLTRMEEDKVFLARRTSGGGAVFHDLGNTCFTFLSAKEGYNKTANVTILLDALSRLGVKAQASGRNDLVIPLEDGPRKISGSAYRETKDRAFHHGTFLIHANLSRLANYLTPHPKKLESKGSASVRSRVMNIRDLQPEASHEALVKAMMGAFCDFHGGTAEPQLLEPSFLESQPSLKRTFEHYASWDWRFGNAPRFSHQMVEYLSWGFFEVHVDAENGHVTRAQVFSDALYPDLVQDLQTALTGKPHSRNGMQQAVAEVRARHPSQERELGELETWLMGQVEV, via the coding sequence ATGTCTCAAGCCCCGCGCGTCCGCATCCTCCTGTCGGAGACCTACAACCCCTGGTTCAACCTCGCGACCGAGGACTGGATCTTCCGCGAGCTGGACCCCGCCACCCAGACGCTCTTCCTCTGGCGCAACGACAACACCGTCGTCATCGGCCGCAACCAGAACCCATGGTCCGAGTGCAACCTCACGCGCATGGAGGAGGACAAGGTCTTCCTCGCGCGACGCACCAGCGGCGGCGGCGCGGTGTTCCACGACCTGGGCAACACCTGCTTCACGTTCCTGTCCGCGAAGGAGGGCTACAACAAGACGGCGAACGTCACCATCCTGCTGGACGCGCTGTCGCGGCTGGGCGTGAAGGCGCAGGCGTCCGGGCGCAACGACCTGGTGATTCCGCTGGAGGACGGGCCCCGGAAGATCAGCGGCAGCGCGTACCGCGAGACGAAGGACCGCGCCTTCCACCACGGCACGTTCCTCATCCACGCCAACCTGTCGCGGCTGGCCAACTACCTCACGCCGCACCCGAAGAAGCTGGAGTCCAAGGGCAGCGCGTCGGTGCGCTCGCGCGTCATGAACATCCGCGACCTCCAGCCGGAGGCCTCTCATGAGGCGCTGGTGAAGGCGATGATGGGCGCCTTCTGCGACTTCCACGGGGGCACCGCGGAGCCGCAGCTGCTGGAGCCCTCGTTCCTGGAGAGCCAGCCGTCGCTCAAGCGCACCTTCGAGCACTACGCGTCGTGGGACTGGCGCTTCGGCAACGCGCCCCGCTTCAGCCACCAGATGGTGGAGTACCTGTCGTGGGGCTTCTTCGAGGTCCACGTCGACGCGGAGAACGGACACGTCACCCGCGCGCAGGTCTTCTCGGACGCGCTCTACCCGGACCTCGTGCAGGACCTGCAGACGGCGCTCACCGGCAAGCCCCACAGCCGCAACGGGATGCAGCAGGCCGTCGCGGAGGTCCGCGCCCGTCACCCCTCGCAGGAGCGCGAGCTGGGAGAGCTGGAGACGTGGCTGATGGGCCAGGTCGAGGTCTGA
- a CDS encoding sensor histidine kinase — protein MLRRLLPTLLALGCGLLALGWGLVSLQRIFTQEREDARAQVRSRRVALEQLAAESLRTALAQRMKTHLPKLNAAVGDPLLPAEGYYLLFRGHQFLPRVDWPREGTDVPAQATYTLLAHALEDGPVPAPFQERLARLRAAEAALVSGREARTDAAVEALLRYHAAHPLPPDQELPFTLLMVEYLQRGGDTPLLIRALVREGLPEELGGMARDPGLQRNLLRARPQLTRPDFDFLQARIVALSQALVEPHDAFVARVQEAGAGALVLPEPLDGPTLLAEQWYVEPAAEQVHGLAVDMSALLEDLTQELRGRNLIPKDGQVRLGPGGVARPLKHPGLEVATPGWAAAEADIEARYGLKTLLVAACGALAAAIAALAVVAQQRKYRFVELKSDFVSTVSHELRTPLASIRLLGETLERRLGQSPEAGDYPTRIVRAAEGLHFLVENILSFNRIDKGRWALRPAHVRLEEAVGTLREDLQDAVTVPVEIRSEVADVELDADASLVRMLFANLGRNACLYNQRSPVVLTVRAYPQPGFGATVLFSDNGVGIPQEEWERVFQDFYRLTTPGPEVHGSGLGLALCRRIMGLHQGSIQVASSGPEGTTFALTFPETRR, from the coding sequence ATGCTGCGCCGACTCCTCCCCACATTGCTCGCGCTGGGTTGTGGCCTGCTGGCCCTCGGATGGGGGCTGGTGAGCCTCCAGCGCATCTTCACCCAGGAGCGTGAGGACGCCCGGGCCCAGGTGCGCTCGCGGCGCGTCGCCCTGGAGCAGCTGGCGGCGGAGTCGCTGCGCACCGCGCTGGCGCAGCGGATGAAGACCCACCTGCCGAAGCTCAACGCGGCCGTGGGGGATCCGCTGCTGCCCGCGGAGGGCTACTACCTGCTCTTCCGCGGCCACCAGTTCCTGCCGCGCGTGGACTGGCCCCGGGAGGGCACGGACGTCCCCGCCCAGGCCACCTACACGCTGCTGGCGCACGCGCTGGAGGACGGCCCTGTGCCGGCGCCCTTCCAGGAGCGGCTCGCGCGGCTGCGCGCGGCGGAGGCCGCCCTGGTCTCCGGCAGGGAGGCGCGCACGGACGCGGCGGTGGAGGCGCTCCTGCGCTACCACGCGGCGCACCCGCTGCCGCCGGATCAGGAGCTGCCCTTCACCCTGCTCATGGTGGAGTACCTCCAGCGCGGAGGGGACACGCCGCTGCTCATCCGGGCGCTGGTGCGCGAGGGCCTTCCGGAGGAGCTGGGCGGCATGGCGCGGGACCCGGGCCTGCAGCGCAACCTGCTGCGTGCCCGGCCCCAGCTCACGCGGCCGGACTTCGACTTCCTCCAGGCGCGCATCGTGGCGCTGAGCCAAGCGCTGGTGGAGCCCCATGACGCCTTCGTCGCGCGTGTGCAGGAGGCCGGCGCGGGCGCGCTGGTGCTGCCGGAGCCGCTGGACGGCCCCACGCTGCTGGCCGAGCAGTGGTACGTGGAGCCCGCGGCCGAGCAGGTGCACGGGCTGGCCGTGGACATGTCCGCGCTGCTCGAGGACCTGACCCAGGAGCTGCGCGGGCGCAACCTCATCCCCAAGGACGGCCAGGTGCGGCTGGGGCCCGGCGGCGTGGCGCGGCCCCTGAAGCATCCGGGGCTGGAGGTGGCCACGCCCGGATGGGCCGCGGCGGAAGCCGACATCGAGGCCCGCTACGGCCTGAAGACGCTGCTGGTCGCGGCGTGCGGCGCGCTCGCGGCGGCCATCGCGGCGCTGGCGGTGGTGGCCCAGCAGCGCAAGTACCGCTTCGTGGAGCTCAAGAGCGACTTCGTCTCCACCGTGTCGCACGAGCTGCGCACGCCGCTCGCGTCCATCCGCCTCTTGGGGGAGACGCTGGAGCGCCGGCTGGGCCAGAGCCCGGAGGCCGGGGACTACCCCACCCGCATCGTGCGAGCGGCGGAGGGCCTGCACTTCCTGGTGGAGAACATCCTGTCCTTCAACCGCATCGACAAGGGGCGGTGGGCGCTGAGGCCCGCGCACGTGCGGCTGGAGGAGGCGGTGGGCACGCTGCGCGAGGACCTGCAGGACGCCGTCACCGTGCCGGTGGAGATCCGCTCGGAGGTGGCCGACGTGGAGCTGGACGCGGACGCGTCGCTCGTCCGGATGCTCTTCGCCAACCTGGGCCGCAACGCCTGCCTCTACAACCAGCGCAGCCCCGTGGTGCTGACCGTGCGCGCCTATCCGCAGCCGGGCTTTGGCGCCACGGTGCTCTTCAGCGACAACGGCGTGGGCATCCCCCAGGAGGAATGGGAGCGGGTGTTCCAGGACTTCTACCGGCTGACAACCCCCGGGCCGGAGGTGCATGGAAGTGGCCTGGGGCTGGCGCTGTGCCGCAGAATCATGGGCCTGCACCAGGGCAGCATCCAGGTGGCCTCCTCCGGCCCTGAAGGCACGACCTTCGCCCTGACCTTTCCCGAGACGCGCCGATGA
- a CDS encoding response regulator transcription factor, with product MTTQTTPPSTRPSILIVEDDANLRMGLRDNLRDEGYDVTDAPSAKDAAPHLQSRAFDLLILDVMLPGEDGYSFCRRLRAEGVKSMVLMLTARSLEDDLVRGFEAGAQDYLTKPYRLRELLARVQALVRRAGTAPPQVLTFGAFTLDLGRRAVLRADGGEVDLTRTEFDLLAFLLRHRDRALPRGEILDAVWGRDVVVDPRTVDNFVSNLKKKLGWTSTSGFTIHTLRGVGYRMEVTSGGPS from the coding sequence ATGACGACGCAGACGACGCCCCCCTCCACCCGCCCCTCCATCCTCATCGTCGAGGACGACGCGAACCTGCGCATGGGCCTGCGCGACAACCTGCGCGACGAGGGCTACGACGTGACGGACGCCCCGTCCGCGAAGGACGCCGCGCCGCACCTGCAGTCGCGCGCGTTCGACCTGCTCATCCTGGACGTGATGCTGCCGGGCGAAGACGGCTACAGCTTCTGCCGCCGCCTGCGCGCGGAGGGCGTGAAGAGCATGGTGCTGATGCTCACCGCGCGCTCGCTGGAGGACGACCTGGTGCGCGGCTTCGAGGCCGGCGCGCAGGACTACCTCACCAAGCCCTACCGCCTGCGCGAGCTGCTCGCGCGCGTGCAGGCGCTGGTGCGCCGGGCGGGCACGGCGCCGCCGCAGGTGCTGACCTTTGGCGCCTTCACGCTGGACCTGGGCCGCCGCGCGGTGCTGCGGGCGGACGGCGGCGAGGTGGACCTGACGCGCACGGAGTTCGACCTGCTGGCATTCCTGCTGCGCCACCGCGATCGCGCGCTGCCCCGGGGCGAAATCCTGGACGCGGTGTGGGGCCGCGACGTCGTGGTGGATCCGCGCACGGTGGACAACTTCGTGTCGAACCTGAAGAAGAAGCTCGGGTGGACGAGCACGTCGGGCTTCACCATCCACACGCTGCGCGGCGTGGGCTACCGCATGGAAGTCACGAGCGGCGGCCCCTCATGA